The following proteins come from a genomic window of Diorhabda sublineata isolate icDioSubl1.1 chromosome 7, icDioSubl1.1, whole genome shotgun sequence:
- the LOC130446964 gene encoding RCC1 domain-containing protein 1, which yields MKLCCNGFNLFGQLQVQAPIIYELTPVFQFEVINKIFINQTYSLLVTNDKSLIYYKKGVVDITSVIGKDFLKITCSDDRILFIDETKQVNIIELGNFMNKKIIYEKCVKDISIGSKITILYMLDGGLINVPQPLNFHCNRICDIKSGKEHCLLLDEEGNVYSMGAGSRGQLGHGKLDYESNPLLIEALAGIKIKKIATGGWHSCAVSQDGDLYVWGWNSNGQLGLGKKNDEAGYVSAMATPHVVDFFDDTLNCLLVSCGSRHTIIFLDNRQLYGCGWNKYHQLSKEDNENYYELTHLHNFENDNVLDLQCGPWNSAVLCK from the exons ATGAAGTTATGTTGTAAcggttttaatttatttggacAACTACAGGTTCAAGCACCAATTATTTATGAACTCACCCCAGTATTtcaatttgaggttataaacaAG atattcatAAATCAGACTTACTCCCTTTTGGTTACCAACGATAAAAGTTTAATTTACTACAAAAAGGGGGTAGTAGACATAACATCAGTAATTGgaaaagattttttaaagataacTTGTAGTGAtgatagaattttatttatagatgaAACGAAGCAAGTGAACATTATAGAACTAGGAAATttcatgaacaaaaaaataatttacgaaaAATGCGTCAAGGATATTAGTATCGGTtctaaaataactattttgtataTGTTAGATGGTGGATTAATTAATGTACCACAACCCCTTAATTTTCATTGTAATAGAATATGCGATATAAAAAGTGGCAAAGAACATTGTTTATTGTTAGACGAAGAAGGCAATGTATACTCCATGGGGGCAGGAAG tcggGGACAATTAGGTCATGGAAAATTAGACTATGAATCAAATCCGTTATTGATAGAAGCACTAGCCGggattaaaataaagaaaattgcaACTGGTGGCTGGCATTCTTGTGCCGTTAGTCAAGATGGTGACCTGTATGTTTGGGGTTGGAATAGCAATGGCCAGTTGGGCTTAGGAAAAAAGAATGATGAGGCTGGTTATGTATCTGCCATGGCAACACCACATGTAGTCGATTTTTTTGATGATACATTAAATTGTTTACTAGTCTCTTGCGGCAGTAGGCACACTATTATATTTTTAG ATAATCGACAATTGTATGGTTGCGGATGGAACAAATACCATCAACTTAGTAAAGaagacaatgaaaattattacgaattaaCTCACCtacataatttcgaaaatgataATGTTCTCGATCTACAGTGTGGACCGTGGAATTCTGCAGTACTAtgcaaataa
- the LOC130447131 gene encoding ADP-ribosylation factor-like protein 3, with protein MRVALLTEVALFALVGLLAILRKLRTAPEKELRLLLLGLDNAGKTTILKTLASEDISNVTPTAGFNIKSVNTDGFKLNVWDIGGQRKIRPYWKNYFENTDALIYVVDSADKLRLEETGIELYELLSDDKLQDVPLLVYANKQDLPESLTAAEIARTLGLPTIKDRSWQIQACTAIQGIGVRDGMEWVCKNIKKK; from the exons ATGAGAGTAGCTCTTTTGACTGAAGTTGCACTTTTTGCACTTGTA GGTTTACTAGCGATCTTAAGAAAACTGCGTACGGCTCCAGAAAAAGAACTTAGATTGCTGCTTCTTGGATTGGATAATGCTGGtaaaactacaattttaaaaactttagcTTCGGAAGATATCAGCAACGTCACACCAACTGCGGGTTTCAATATAAAATCTGTGAATACCGACGGATTTAAACTAAATGTCTGGGATATTGGTGGACAAAGGAAGATAAGACCGTATTggaaaaattactttgaaaatactgATGCATTG ATATATGTGGTAGATTCCGCCGATAAATTACGCCTCGAAGAGACGGGAATAGAACTTTACGAACTACTTAGTGATGATAAACTTCAAGATGTTCCGCTGCTGGTTTATGCTAATAAACAAGATCTTCCCGAATCATTAACAGCCGCCGAAATTGCTCGAACTTTGGGGCTGCCTACAATCAAGGATAGATCTTGGCAAATTCAAGCTTGCACAGCCATTCAAGGAATCGGAGTCCGAGACGGAATGGAATGGGtttgtaaaaatatcaaaaagaagtga